A single Branchiostoma floridae strain S238N-H82 chromosome 11, Bfl_VNyyK, whole genome shotgun sequence DNA region contains:
- the LOC118425880 gene encoding methyltransferase-like protein 23, with protein sequence MQCRFKTFRFERKDNKEPVEVKTPEVLDPSYGMYTWPCAVVLAQFVWHNRSQVAGRHVLELGAGTSLPGILAAKCGAIVTLTDSCHLPRCLENCRRSCEVNDMSGVKVLGVTWGQVSPAMLTLPPVDIILGSDCFYDPKDFEDVLATVYFFLQKNPQAKFWTTYQERCSDWSIESLLKRWKLTCVHIPLALFGADSPSLGGSDLPGNHTIQMLQITSTCS encoded by the exons atGCAGTGCAGATTTAAAACGTTTAGGTTTGAACGGAAGGACAATAAAGAGCCCGTGGAAGTGAAAACACCAGAG GTGCTGGACCCCAGCTATGGTATGTACACCTGGCCCTGTGCTGTGGTACTGGCACAGTTTGTCTGGCACAACCGTTCACAGGTGGCAGGCAGACATGTTCTGGAG CTTGGTGCTGGCACCAGCCTTCCCGGAATCCTAGCGGCCAAATGCGGGGCTATTGTCACCCTGACCGACAGCTGCCACCTGCCACGCTGCCTGGAAAACTGCAGAAGGAGCTGCGAGGTCAACGACATGTCAGGGGTCAAGGTGCTTGGTGTGACCTGGGGTCAAGTGTCACCAGCTATGCTGACCCTGCCACCTGTGGATATCATCCTCGGGTCTGACTGTTTCTATGATCCAAaag ATTTTGAGGATGTCCTTGCCACAGTGTACTTCTTCTTACAGAAGAACCCACAAGCCAAGTTCTGGACAACTTATCAGGAGAGATG ctctgattggtcaattgagTCCCTCCTGAAGAGGTGGAAACTGACGTGTGTCCACATTCCACTTGCCTTATTTGGAGCTGACAGCCCGTCGTTAGGCGGGTCCGATCTTCCCGGCAACCACACTATACAGATGCTACAgatcacatctacatgtagctga